In Lampris incognitus isolate fLamInc1 chromosome 20, fLamInc1.hap2, whole genome shotgun sequence, one genomic interval encodes:
- the LOC130131018 gene encoding pyrin-like yields MDEKTVRWRNQRPTTTTNKGDQRFNDEPYVLGGIQRCCQAYWKVSVEGKDDWLLGAALPDVDRKGQLLLSPEKGFWVIILANGTNLTAMNDCEEVLDKSMPKIVGIHVDYVKKSVTFYDEGEDDRSQIYKFHNGPKIDEWVSPIFSPWNNDEKPIAILPILNRNENS; encoded by the coding sequence ATGGATGAAAAAACGGTGAGGTGGAGAAACCAGCGCCCAACGACAACCACCAACAAAGGTGACCAGAGGTTTAACGACGAGCCCTATGTGTTGGGCGGTATCCAGCGATGTTGCCAGGCCTACTGGAAGGTGTCGGTGGAGGGCAAAGATGACTGGCTCCTGGGGGCTGCCCTTCCAGATGTGGATAGAAAGGGACAGTTGCTTCTCAGTCCTGAAAAAGGATTCTGGGTAATCATCCTGGCCAACGGCACAAACCTCACAGCAATGAATGATTGTGAAGAGGTGCTAGATAAATCCATGCCAAAGATAGTTGGTATCCACGTTGACTATGTGAAAAAAAGTGTGACTTTCTATGATGAAGGGGAAGATGACAGGTCACAGATATACAAATTCCACAACGGGCCCAAAATAGACGAATGGGTTTCACCAATATTTTCACCATGGAACAATGATGAAAAACCGATCGCTATTTTGCCCATCTTGAATAGGAATGAAAATAGTTAA